The region TGTCGGGTGAGTACGCGAACATTTTCCAAACAACTTGCGAATTTGTGTTGTCGGAACACCAACACCGGGAGTTGGAGGAGGTGTTAGGTAAGTACGCTCACATTTTCCAAACGCCTTCGAGCCTACCACCCAGACGGAAGAAGGAGCACGCTATCAATCTCATCGGCGGACATGGAGCAGTAAATGTTCGTCCTTACCGCTACCCCCATCACCATAAAAATGAGATTGAAAGGCAAGTTAAAGAGATGCTGGCTGTCGGGATAATTCGTCACAGTACGAGTTCATTCTCTAGTCCCGTTATCTTGGTAAAAAAGAAGGACAACACATGGAGGATGTGCATTGATTACGGAGCACTTAATAAGGTAACCATTCCCGACAAATTCCCTATCCCTGTCATTGAAGAATTATTAGACGAGTTACATGGTGCGAAATTCTTTACCAAGCTGGATCTTAAGTCGGGCTACCACCAAGTAAGGGTGAAGGATTCTGATGTTGAGAAGACTGCATTCAGGACTCATGAAGGACACTATGAGTTCCTTGTAATGCCGTTCGGGCTTACCAATTCCCCTTCGACGTTCCAAAACCTCATGAACGACGTGTTTAGATCACTGCTCCGAAAGAGTGTATTGGTGTTTTTTGACGACATTTTTATCTATAGCCAAGACTGGGGAACTCATATGAAGCATCTTAAAGAGGTATTGGAGTTGTTATCTGCTCATAGTTTGGTGGTAAATAAGAAGAAGTGCAGTTTTGGCCAACAGTCAGTGGAGTATTTGGGGCATGTAATCACAGGGAATGGAGTAGCTGTTGACCCTAATAAAGTGGTTGGTGTGCTTCAGTGGCCTCAACCCAAGAATGTTAAAGGAGTTAGAGGGTTTTTGGGGCTGACAGGTTATTATCGGAAGTTCATCAGGGATTATGGAAAAATTGCCAAACCTTTAACAGAATTAACTAAGAAAGATGGTTTTAAATGGAACGAGAAGGCTCAAGCAGCGTTCGACACATTGAAGCAGAGGCTTACAACAGCACCAGTGTTAGCCTTACCAGATTTTTCAAAAGAATTTGTTATTGAATGTGATGCCTCAGGTACGGGCATAGGGGCTATTCTGATGCAAGACAAAAAACCGGTGGCTTACTTTAGCAAGGCTTTGGGAATCAGAAATTTATCTAAGTCCGCATATGAGAAGGAGCTAATGGCTGTAGTGTTGGCAATCCAACATTGGAGGCCATACTTGTTAGGAAGGAAGTTTGTAGTTTCGACGGATCAAAGAAGCCTCAAACAACTAATGCAGCAAAAAATAGTCACTGCAGAACAGCAAAATTGGGCTGCAAAGCTGATGGGTTATGATTTCGAGATTATTTATAAACAGGGCAAGCTCAACAAGGGTGCTGATGCACTGTCTAGGGTGCATGAAGGCCGTGAATTGAATACTATGAACTCTATGGTGACTTGGGCACAAGGAGAACAAATCAAAGCAGAGGTGCAAGAAGATGAGAAATTACAAAGGATCATTGCAGAGATTCAACAAGATCCTTCATCTTGGCTTGGGTACAGTTATAGACAAGGGGTTCTTTTTTATGAAGACAGGTTGGTAATTTCCAACAAATCTCAACTCATTCCTACTCTATTACAAGAGTTTCATTCTACACCACAAGGAGGGCACTCAGGATTCTACAAAACATATAGGAGAATGGCTGCAAATATATATTGGGTAGGTATGAAAAACACTATACAAGAATTTGTTAGACAATGTGATATATGTCAAAGACAAAAATACATGGCATCATCTCCAGGTGGGTTGCTGCAACCACTCCCTATTCCAGAACAGATATGGGAGGATATATCCTTAGACTTCATCACAGGCTTGCCTAAGTCCAAACAGTTTGAAGCTATATTGGTAGTAGTGGATAGATTATCTAAATATGCACACTTTATACCCCTGAAACATCCCTATACAGCCCGAAGTATAGCAGAAATTTTTTGCAAGGAAATAATCAAATTACATGGCCTTCCTTTATCAATAGTAAGTGACAGGGACCCTATCTTCATGAGTAACTTCTGGAAGGAAATATTCAAGTTGCAAGGAACCAAACTCAAGATGAGTACAGCCTATCATCCAAAATCTGATGGCCAAACAGAAGTGGTAAACAGATGTCTGGAAACTTATCTGAGATGTTTTGTAGCTGATCAACCAAGGACTTGGGTGACGTGGATTCATTGGGCTGAGTACTGGTATAACACTACTTACCATGCCTCAACAGGTAAGACACCATTTGAGGTGGTGTATGAAAGACTTCCACCTCGGCTGACAAGATGGGTGCAAGGAGAAACTAGAGTGGCCAGTGTGCAGCGGGACTTGATGGACAGAGATGAAGCTCTGAAACAATTAAAAATTCAGTTAGTGAAGGCACAAGAGAGAATGAAGAGTCAGGCAGACAAGAAGAGAAGTGACAGAAGTTTTATGTGTGGGGAATGGGTGTTTGTCAAGCTTAGAGCCCACCGGCAGCAATCTGTAGTTACCAGAATTAATGCTAAATTAGCTGCCAAGTATTATGGCCCTTACCCAATAATAGAAAGAATAGGAGCAGTGGCTTACAAACTCAAATTACCTGAAGGATCTAGAGTGCACCCTGTTTTCCATGTTTCCTTATTGAAGAAGGCAGTGGGAAATTACCAAGAAGACACAGAACTCCCAGACCTGTTGGAAGAACACGTAGAGGTTTATGAACCTGAAGCTGTACTTGCTACCCGGAAGGTGAAGCAGCATGGGGAAGAGGTGAAACAGTTACTAATTCATTGGAAGGGCAAGACTATGGAGGAAGCTACTTGGGAGGAGGAATTAATGATTAGAAGTCAGTTTCCGAAATTTGACCTTGAGGACAAGGTCCATTTTGATGGAGGAGGTATTGATAGAACCCAAACAAATGAGGAAGCACCACATCAGCAATTAGTTCACTCAGCAACTAGTGGGGCCAAGCCGTTATTGGTTTATTCTAGAAGAAAGGGCAGATTGGGAAATAGTGGCTAAGGTTGTTAGAAATGAGGTGACGTTGGGAGAGAGCATCACAACATTTCCTTTCCTAGTTATAAGGAGTGAGAGAGGGAATGAGGGGGCATCTTTGCATTCTGTCTGTTAGTGCAGTGAGGGTAGAGAGTACTGACTCTCTATTGATTACAGATCTAGGGATCTGTAATTCATTCTTCTGTACCTTGCTCCTTTACACAACCATATAATAAAGCTCTTTCTCTTAAATACtgttattattattactattCTATTGTGTACTGCGTTGGTACGTAACAATTTACGACATTCAGAAATTTCCTGTTGAATTTTGTAGATTTTGGAGTCGTCTCCTTGAGAGAATTTGTCATGTAGACCATTTCAAATTTTCGCTGCCGTATCTGAGAAGATTACGCTGCGAGTTATGTCTGGTTCAATAGAGTGAAGGATCCATGTTAAAACCAAATTGTTGCAACACTGCCACAAAGGGAATCTCGGATCAGCTGTCGATGGCGCTTTCACGATTTTGTCGATTAAGCTGAGTTTGTTCTTAGCATTGAGGCTGAGGCGCATTGAGCAACTCCATTCACCGTAGTTACGTCCATTCAAAGGTATTTTAACTAGCCTGATTACTGGTGTGTTAGAATGGTGCAGGATCAAAGGATCATGCAATGATGTTTGCATCCCCTTTGTAGCCTTTTTTTGTCTCTTCTGATTTCTCTAGTATTTCAACCATACCATTGTTGTTGTCACCTATTTGGtattctgatttttattttattgcGGAAGGGTTTAGGTTGGGTAGGCACCTTAATCGTGCTCTGATACCATAAACAAATATATAGAAAGGTAATTTGTACAAACGGCTTGTTATATAGACATAGTTGAGGACAATGCTCAATCGTAATGAACTATCTGAGAGAtacaattataataataatattataattttatatttataaatgAAAATTGTTGATCACATTAATTAGTGATTTTATTTCCTTTAACACTAAGACTTTGAATGATGAGATAAAGTTTGAGTACTTTTGTTGTTATTAGAATACATGGTCAAATAAAAGGAATCCTTACTGTTATCAGGTTCTTACTTtataaaaataacataatatTGTATTGAAATAAAGCACACAATGTACAAAAGAGTAAATGAAAATAGTTTTTCCTTCAAACCCTTATGAAACATTTTTTCTTTTAAGAACTCTTACATGTCAAAGATCAAATGTGGTAACATTATTTCAAATAACACATGATTTTACTTCTAAGTGAAAAAACGCCACCGTCAAAGATCAAATGTGTTAACATGTCGCAGAATGTTCATTATCTTCCTTTTGTTAATCGATGAAGTTATAAAATACTATAAGTATTATTATTACATTGCATTCTAGTGCAGTTGTCTACTACACAAGAATTTCATCGAACGGTCATCAATTATACAATAAATAACCTAATAGATTATCAAATTTGAGTTCAACCGTATCATGATGTCTTAACAAAAGCTACTTCCCTTTTGCAAAATAGTATGTAGTCTAAAAAATTCTCTATCTCTCTGATGAATTGAAGCTGTTTAAGACATATCAGGAGGAGTTTTTTCAGTCCTTGTTGAATCCAAAATCAGCTGTGGCATGTTGTTGCAGAAAGCATCCTTCATAGAGCACAAATAAGAGTTGTTAGCTTCAATAATAAACTAATAAATGAAGATTATAAAGCATCCAAAATGAACCTTAATAGAGGGTTGAAAACTTGATGAGGGGTCGAAATTAGCTATACTTGCCGCGACAGTTTGATTCGAGATGCTGCCTTGTTCTGGAAAACTAAAACTAGGCGGCGCAAAACATTCATCATTTGCAGATGAGGCAATTGTGTTGACAGAATTGTGAAATCCAATATTACCCTCATCAAGATTGAATAAATCCGTTTGAGAAAACATCGTAGGTCGCGATCCTCCTGATAGAGACACCGGATGCAGGCTATAACCATTTCTTATCATTAACATCTGCAGAAATGATCACAAACACTAAAGTAACAATTAGTCCATGATGGAATAATGGACCAATAGACAGTTTGAATAAAATTCTCAAGAAACACTCGTAGAGAAAACAAATTCAAAAATTGGGATGCATTTTTGTAGCTGGAAACGTCATTCCAGTCAGACACTTAGTGTTTGTCTGATTGGTATGACGTTTCCAGCATTACTACCACATTCCAATGTTATTTTTACGTGAAAATCATAAGCTAGTTATTAGAACTTCACTCATTTTGATTTATCGGATTCAAGGCTAAATCAAACTTATGTTGAAGAAATCCTTAATCACATGCCAAGTCAAGGTTGATCAACATTATTAATATATATTCTCGTTGCTTATTGAACATGTTTTAGAGTTTCATAGTTCATCTTAAGTGAAAGAAAACTCACTTGCACTTGAAGTTGAAGCTGCTTTAAATATTCTATAGCTTCATCAAGCATTGAAGCTTTGTCTGTCtattaaaaacaaacaaaaaaaaaacaatcatcaagatgaagaagaaaacaaaaaagccacaaaaaaacaaaataaataatattttgtaagataaattaaaataatagatAAAATTTAAAAGGGATAGATGCTTTAAAATAGACATATACCTTATTAGAATTCGGAATTAAATTCTGCAAAGCTTTCAATTTCTCATTAATCTTACTCCTCCTTCTCTACCCATTCaataaattcaaaataaataaaaaataaaaaattcatagaaaaataaaatcattcaataaaattcaaaataaataaaaaatcatagaaaaataaaaaaattgaagGGTAAAAAAAATGGAACCTTTTCAGATAAATTATGAAACTCTGCAGCTCTGCTTCTCTTTGATGAAGAACGTGATGGTGGGGTAGCTTTTGATGATGGCAACTCTGAAGCATCATCATTCTTCAAACTCAAAAAGAAAACCCATCAACTAAATTTGAAGAAAGTAACATAAAGCAATCCCAAAATGatattttgaatttgaaaaataaaaagtaTCATAAGATAAGATCTTCTAAAAAACTATTTTAGAGTTTTCTTAAGCTATGAAACAAAAACTATATTATAAAAAAATACCAATATATATGAGTTATTCAAtaatttaaaaattgatttttttataaTATTGATGAGAATTTGTAAATATATAGGAGGACAACAAAAAATACCTGAGGTGATGAAGAAGAAGTGAAATGATTAGGAGGGTAAGGGATGGTTGTGGAAGAGTTGGGAAATGGATGAGAGAAATtgaaagaggaagaagaagaaggatcCATGAGATGGTTGAATAAATTGGAGAAATCTTGAGGATCAGGAGGAACCAAAGGTGATGGGTGAGTTTGGTGCAAATCATCAGAAGAATCAGCCATTAATATTATCAAAGAAGTttgaagagagagagagagagagatgttTGTGTGCTGATATATATGATGAGCAGCTGGTTAGAAATGGAAAACAGGAGAAAGGGATGACGTTTGTGTTGTGGAAGCGGGATTAACGTTTTAAATTGGTATTCTTTTGTTTCTACTATGTTCTTAAATcttttcattattttttaaattaGACTTAACTCTTTGTTATAGATAGTTTTTTTATTAAAGTTTTTATGTGAAATATTAAGGATTCGAATTTGCATGAATGTTTTTGTAAATTATTTTAGTttaatatttttgaaataaatttgattaaatatatataatttattttgatttaataattttaaaaaataattttgatattaataaatttatatactcataattgcatattttaaaataataagaaaataataatttttcaaatgatttttataaaaaaaaaacaatcaaAATAACTTTTTTTATAATTGGTTAAATGTGTATTATCGAGAAAAGTTGTAGgataaatataaaatatttatatatGAGAAGCCatttaatataatttttatttgaatatttttctttaataaatattttctgttacttttaacaaaaatatcttatatttttttataaagCGATAACAAATAGGCCTTTGATTTTTCTCTGATCTAACATTTTTTAAGATAtctactattttttattttttatattttaatttattaataataatatcTGAAAGACAATTAGAATGAACTatcataatttaaaaaaaataaaataatatcaagAGACTTTGCTTTTTATAAATAATGAAAATGACAATTTAATATTTTATTGTTATAAAAAGTACAcataattatttattttaaatttctgATATCTCACTATTACCAAGTAAGATTAATACacaatttaaaaaataaaaaatatttttataaatagAAAATGAGACTCAATTATTTTTGGAGTTTGGATTCCTTCCTACAAATTTTTTTCTAATCATATATTCGTTTTCGTTTTCTATTTTCCCATTCACTCGTACTATTGTTGTTTGAGAATGATTAGGTTATGAGATATGTTTTTTCAATCCTCCTTTTAGGTGGATCTCTATATTTAAAATGGGTAAGGAGCCTCTAACTTTAAGGAGGGAACTTCCCTCTATCTCTCTCTTATCACATACTCTCACTCATCGTGTTTCCTTATATCTCTCTTATTATATACTCTCACTTATCATGTGTCCCTCCCTTTTCTTGTTTTTATCACTTTCTTTCTTATGAAAATGTCTAAAGTCACCAAAGGTAGATGATGAAAAGTTAGAGAATCATGTTTCCTAAAAATCTTCCCCTCAAAATAAAGTTTCAAAAGCTTTTAATAATTTTTCAATTTTAAGATGACTatgtgagagagagagagaggtagGTGGGAAGATGAGAGGGTTACTTGAGATCTTAGGTGGAGAAGGTCGTTTTTTGTTCATGAAAAACCTCTAGTCTTTGCATTCTTCTCGATCCTTCAAGGTGTGGAGTTAAGTACAAAATGTGATAAGTGGATTTGGAGGCATATTATAGATGGTTCTTTCACTGTGGTATCTGGTTATCAAATCCAACCAGAGCTTACTACTTCATCTGACGTTCAAATTTTGAAGGAGAACTTGGTTCTCCCTCTAATCTAGGACAGTTGGCCCTTTATAAGGCAGTGGTTTTCTCTTGACAACTTTTGCAAGATAGGTTCTCTTCTAGAGAGAATTTGTTTGAGTGAAAGGTTGTTGTTGATCTTGATGGGGTCTCATGTATCTTATGTAGAGGTTTCTTAGAATCAATCcttcatttgattttcatttaTGATTTAGTTTTTATTATTTGGTATAAGATATTTAAGTGTCTAGGGTGAAAGGTGGTTCTACCTAGGAACCTTAGAATTCTTTTTGAGTTTTTCATCTCGTAAAGAGATAAGGCTAAGTTGAGGGGTGGTTAGCTATGATTTGTCATGTTATTGTGTGACATTTTCGGTTAGGGCGTAACAATAAACTTTTTTTAGTTGTGCAACAAACATGAAAAAGGTGGAGGAAAATAGTTTTTTTGGCTTGGAACTGGTTTCTTGGCAGGTCGGTGGAAAACTCATCTTATTTCTTTAATTGACTTCAGAATCCTATCATGTGTCTCAATCAATAGCATGTTAAGAGTTTACACCTTCTTTAGAGGTAGTTAGGAGGCTTAGAAGAGGCATCGTAGAAAATTTTCTATAGGATGTGACATGATATATCATTCTTAGCTGCCCATTTATTAAATCAAACGCCCTTCATCTAGTTTGATGCCCATTTCTTATTTCACTCATCTTCTATGAAAGTGTAGGGGTGATGTGTCTTTATCCATAACTGAATGATAGAGGAAGTCAAAAAGGGAAACCATTTTCTCCTGAATAATATGGGAGTTAACTACCCACGTCCTCCACTCTTGAAAGTGGTATTACTCTTTTTGGAGCCTAAAATTCGGGTCCAAACCCTGAGGATGAGAAGGATATCAATTTTCACCAAAAAACACCAACATACATAGCTTTTCACCACCTCGCGTGAGCTTTCTCTAACACCATAATCATCACAAAAATCCCTGACAATCCTTAACCACAAGGAGTTGTCACGTATTGTACTTTTAGAAAGTACAATTAGGGCCCACCATATGTGCCACCATCACATCATTCCACTAGATTGATATCCTTGTGtctaatttctatgtccataaTGGTGAACAAAAAGGTAGAAACTCCGACCAATAGTGAGTCTAACGGAGATGAGGATGCCATGAAAAAAATGTGTCCTACCACCGACAGCTTACGATGCCAGAATTAAACTTTGTAAGATAACATCCTTCATATCCAACAACGTCAGTAGGAGGCTGGCCCTCCATAAGAGACTAAAATCCCAGATCCTTAACCTCTCTTAAATGAGATATAGGGGGCGTCAGTGCCACATAACTTCAAACCGTACTTGCTGGCTAAATTTGATTGGTGCAACAACCCATATGAGCATGTTGTTTCCATTAACATGCAAATGGAAATCATTAGAGCTTTTGGTTTCTTAAAGTGTAAGCTTATATATGGAACCTTCAAAGACGCATCATTAAGATGGTACATGGGCGTGCCACGACTATCAGTCACTAGCTACCAGAACCTGGTGAAGAGATTATTCCATCAATTTTAAGCAAGTAGACATCAAAAGATGGTTTCCATCGACCTTTTTAACATTCATTAAGGCCCTTCCGAATCTTTGGGAGAATATCTCGCCCGCTTCAATGAGGCAACAATCAATGTCGTCTACCCCAACCAGAACATGATTGTGGGAGCATTTCAAAATGGGCTAAGAGCGGGACATTTTAATGAATCTCTCACCCAGAGGCCCGCAGCTTCCTTGGCTGAGGGGGTGACACATGCATAATGCTATATAAAGGGTGACGAAAGCAACACCAAAAAGTAGGCCAAAGATGTCAAAGAGCATACAACTAGTAACCATGGTAGCTTGCAATAGTCATGGAAGGGCCATTACATCTCACCCATCAGAGATAAGGATATTTTCAAATGAAACGAAAAACCTAGAGAGAGTTCCATGCCCTTAAAAACTCATCCTGAGTAGATATGGCACGAAGTCCTCCATGCACACGACATTCCATTGCCACCAACACAGAAATCATAGATATTTAGGCATGAACCCGGCAGGTGGTGCACGTTTCACAAATTCAATGGCATCACACTAAAGACAACTACCAACTCAAGAAAGCGAAATAGGGCCTTAACAAAAGGGTCATTCGAAGAAATATGAGAAAGGTGATGCATCCCAGACGCCTGGCGGATCTAACTCTTAGGGGCATGATCCCTCTGGGTCAAGGAGTTAGGCAAGGGTCGAGGACAGAGTCGTGTACCACACCCATAATACCATAGCAGGAGTATTCACCAGGGGAAAAGAGACCAATTCCGTCCGTAGAAGATACGCTCTCCAGGTTCTAACCTTTGAGGGCTCGCACAAGAATCCTGATTCTGGCGGCAAGGAAGCTCTAAACGCTTAGATTATCTTTTTTGAAAGGGATGTTGCAGGCATCCACCTGCAAGACAACAACCTCATGGTTATAACTATGTGATGTGATGAATGAGAGATTAAAAGAGTGTTGATTTATCAAGTAAGCTCTGTAGACAACCTCTATTAGAATTCTTTTGAAAGACTCTTCCTGGACCTAGACAACCTCAAAGCCTTCCAAGGCTCATTGGTGGAATTCTTAGGCGAGAAAGTATAGGTAAAAGGCTACATTACCCTAAAGACCACATTTGGAGTTTGGGATAATTCTATGTTTATCAAGGTAAGATATATGGTTATAGACACACATTCCTCATATAACATAGTTATAGGGTGACCTACTTTCAACTAGCTCGGGGCCTCCCTTTCTACTTTGTATTTGTGCTTGAAATACCCACTCCCAGGCATGCATGTTGGGTTTATCCATGAGGATCAAGAGATCAATAAGAAATGTTACGTAGATAGCTTGATGGTGAATGTAGTAGACATGAAATTAAGGGTCAAGCAACAAGGAGCAACTCCTAAGGATGAAGATATGTTCGCCCCATGCCAGGAAAGAACAATGGTTTCAGAGGAAGACACTTGTTAGAAACCTTTAATTATTTCGGGTGTTAAGCTATGTTTAGTTTAGTTTAACTTATTTGTTTGGTTTGTTTAATGCAAGATGATATCCATGTCATTTGTATGGTTAAATTTTTTCTCATTCTTTATTCTCTAGGGAGCACTCTTTTCCCATGTGTTAACAATAAGGCTAATGGGTTTTTAATGAGGCACCTCATGTTACCACATAAAATGGGAAATATTGATACTTTGTTTACATGAACTAAAGAGTAAAAGGAACCTTATCAAAATTGCCATTGTAGGCGATAAAATATGATGGATCTTCATAGAGGAGTCCTTGTCACCCATAGAGGCGATCACATATGGTTGATCCTCGTGAAGGAATCCTTTTCGGTCATAGAGGAGGACATTTCTGATGGATATTCATGCATGAATCCTTGATATCTAGGAGCCAACGTTATCCTCCTCACACATGAATCCTCATCTTACTAGATTGCAACGAGGCCTCGACCTGTTCAAAATAACTTGCACAAAGTAAATAAGCATGGGTGAACAAAGCTTGGAATTTTATTATAACCTAAGGgataaaatataaaaataagcCCTTAAGAGTGTAGTTCATCATTACATAAAATGTCCCTTAGGGCATAGTCAAATAAGTCACTAAGGGCATGATTACAAATAAGTCGCATAGGTCCAAAAAGAACAACCAAAAACCTTCAATTCACTAGCCCTCCTCTAGACCTCGTCATTCCACAGAAATATCCTCATGGTGGGTCACCTCCTCTTTGGGAGCTTCTTCCAACGCTGCCTTATCGCCCTCAAGCTCAATATGAGCGCCTTCACCAAGAGAGGCGTTAGGCTTCTCATAGGGAGAACTTTCTTCTTCCTTTACTAGTTGGCCTCTATGAACTACCTTGAAGAGGCCCATTTGGATCAAGTCTTGATCGGGATATAAGACGGTGACATGCTTTTTCACATGCTCAAAATAAGAGTGAAAGGTTTCCACTAGGTCATCCTTAAGTGAGGACAATTCCTCCTCCATTTTCTCTTTTGAGTGAAGGGGTTCCTTTATTTTTGCTTCGAAGTGGTGAGATCCTCGACCTTGGACTCAACCTCCTCAAGTTTGGCTGCCAAGCCATCCATCTATTTCTTTAAAGTCTTCATTATTGCTTGACCTTATTCCCTTGTGAGGTGGCAAGTTTTGATTTCATATTATTCACAATCTAGGCGTGTTTCTCTCAATCAACATGCTTCATCAACAAGTCCCTCATCAATTGGTTCTCTTTTAGCTCATACAACTTCTGAGGTGCCTTGTTGCATAAGGTCTTATAGTCGCTTGGGAAGTCTTCCTAGAAAGGAAGGCATGTGTCAGTGAATTTTATGGCGTCAACTGTGAGGTTGTTACACATAAAAATATTGAGGTGGAGGATTGTTCCATGCGAGCGACAAATATTCCCCGACCATGTTGTCTTCAAGGATCAGAATCACCTTATCTTTTAAAGTATGGGAGAAGCCCGCATCTTGTTTCTTGATTTTAGTGGCACATGGCATATGAGGTACTTCATCCTTAGCTTTCCTCTTGGTCCctttcatgatcaaaacatccAGGCGACTCTGAGGGTTATCTTTTCATTGGCGTTTAACCTTTCTCTTAGACAGGCGCTCATTCCTTTCGCCAAAGGGAGTTTTGACATTTTCTCAGCAAAAAGAGGAAGATAAATATATGCAAATTgacaagaaaaataaaaaataaatccCAAATAAGGGCCATTACGGTATCAAAATACTCATTTATTCCGTCATCTCACTATCGTCCCTATGATCCAAGACAATCATGGGTAGGGGACACATGACCTCGAATTCATCCAAAATATGAACTACCTCTATCTTATTAGGTGTTAGGTAGTCAAAATCATACCCATATATAGCTATTGGATTGTCTATTCATACTAGAGGAAAGTGAGGAGTTCCATGCGTCCTAGTCGTGACCATAGAGATGCAATCCTTCCCTTTCACGTTCGTGAACTTATTTCAATTCTTGTAATAATTGTAATATGTTTTTAATAGGGATCTCCCATACAAGGCGCCCTGGGTCACCCAACCGCCTTTAATGATCGTCTTGGTGCCACagaaggaaaataacatcctTATGGTAAGGATAGACCTCTAGTTGTCGACATATGATTTCGTATGCCTGGATTGGGATCTAGCCATTGGGCGAGGTATAAGGCAGGGAGAAATTAATCACCTTTATGACTTCCACATCAAACTAGGAGAAAGGAAGTAGAATACATAGATCATGAACAACATGGAGGTGAAAGTAGAAATAGGGGCTAGGGGAAATCCTTTCCTCGTTGATGTAAAAGGACT is a window of Lathyrus oleraceus cultivar Zhongwan6 chromosome 6, CAAS_Psat_ZW6_1.0, whole genome shotgun sequence DNA encoding:
- the LOC127097265 gene encoding transcription factor SPATULA, with protein sequence MADSSDDLHQTHPSPLVPPDPQDFSNLFNHLMDPSSSSSFNFSHPFPNSSTTIPYPPNHFTSSSSPQNDDASELPSSKATPPSRSSSKRSRAAEFHNLSEKRRRSKINEKLKALQNLIPNSNKTDKASMLDEAIEYLKQLQLQVQMLMIRNGYSLHPVSLSGGSRPTMFSQTDLFNLDEGNIGFHNSVNTIASSANDECFAPPSFSFPEQGSISNQTVAASIANFDPSSSFQPSIKDAFCNNMPQLILDSTRTEKTPPDMS